The Methanosarcina barkeri MS DNA window GTTGTGCACGATCCGAGATAATTGCCTGAAGTCGCTACCAGAACAACAGCAAAAGGATTAAAGCCCTGATAAATGAGAGCTACTACCAGCGCCTCCGATCCTAACGGCAAAACCGTGGAAGCTAGGAAGCTCAGGACAAAGAGGTTCAGGTAACCGTAGTCGGTAATAAAGGAACTCAAAGCTTCAAGCATTCAGTTCTACAATCGTAATTCAGTATTTTAAGCTGTCGTTTCAGGCATCAAAACAAACACTATTTTTGTAATGGACCAATCGTTACTTTGAAGATCAAACGGTAGTTTGTAGATCAAACTCCATTTTTAACATTTCTGTTTCTAACTAAAAATTTTCGAGCAAAACAAAAAGGAATTCCACTCTGGACTAAGATCGGAAAAAAAAGAGGAGAGCCGGATATCCGAGATCTGATATTCAACTCTTACCGCAACAAAAGTATTAAAGTTAATATTAAAGCCTGGTTCATTTTTTGGAATGAACCCATACAGCTATAATACAAGCTTTAATATGAAAGCCAGAAACGTTAATTAGTTTCGTCTCTTCCGCAGGATAACAAATGCCGTGGCGAGTATACCAAGTGTAGCCATCCCACTGAAGAAAGGAGCTTTTTTTGTCACTTCATAACTTTCGCTCAGTCCTCCGACTTCAACAGTATACGTCCCTTGCTCACCCTCGGTGTGTGAGAATTCGATTGATTTGTTCTCACCCGGATTAAGGGTTATATTCTGGGAATCAACCGATTCGTTATTAACCAGCAATTCCACTGTGGAGTTTCCTGTGACGCCTCCATTGTTCATAGCATTCACCTTAATATTTACCGCAGTTCCGGCTTCAACTGAAGCAGGCTGTATCGTGAGGTCTGAGAAGGTGAACTGTGCAGCTTTCTCCGCCACCTCTACCTGGGTTTCTCCGTCTTCATAACCGGTCTTTGTGGCATTTACTACATACGTTCCCGGAGTAGTAACCATGTAAGATGTGATACCTTTTGCGTCTGTCTGTGCGTCAATGATCTGTCCGCCGAAAAAGACATCTGCTCCGGAAACAGGCTTGTTTTCCTCAGAGTCAGTGACCTTTATGCTAATCTGGTCCCCTTCCCGAACGTTTTCGGGAGAGACTGAAACTAGGAGTTTCAGGATACCCTGTGCTAGGACATCCACATCCTTAGTTCCGGAAACATAACCTTCCCGGCTCGCAGTTACAGTGAAGCTGCCTTCATTGCTGGGGGTAAAGGTGAGATTTCCACTGTCTCCGGTGGTGCCTATGCTTTTGTTTCCAACAAAAATTTCAGCACCGACGACTGAAATATTTCTCGCAGTTACCAAAATCTCGGTCGGCTTACCGACTACAAGCGCATCAGGTATTTCAATATCCAGTTGATCTCCTTCCTCGGTCTCGGTTTCGACGAATGGATAAAAGCGCAGGACTGAAGAATCGGCAACCTTAAACTTGACATTACCCATCAGGTCTACGACATCATCCTTTGAAAGGGAGATTGAATCCTCGTTTTTCATTGTGATGCCTGAGTCGGAAATCGAAGTTATTTTCATTTCACCGAAAGAATCTCCCCCAGAAATTTCCAAGTAATCATCCGAAATCTGGAAGATTCCCTCCACAAACACGGCATCTGTTTCTGTGGAACGGAAGACTGTACTTATATGGACCGCAATCATCGGAACATTTTCGGCCCCTCCTATATCGGTTTCATAAATATAGTCCCCACCCTGGGAAACGATTCCGGAGTCCAGAAGCTTTCCATTCTTATAAAGCTCAAAGAGTACGCTTTTCCCATTAACATCTACCTGGGATGCCTTAAGGGAGTAGCCGTTCTCCAAGGCTAAAGAAGAACCAGTGAACAGGGATTTTTTGTCATCGTCATCGATCAGAACTTTTGAAAGTACGCGGTCCGACAGCACACTTATGCCCTTTGAATTGCCAAGAGTGTTTTCAGGATATCCTGCAAAGTATTTCTCTGCCATGAAGCCGATAACTTTATAACTTCCCCAGCCCTCATGTTCAAATTTGACATTTTCAGGCTTTGTAGAATAGACGAGGGCTTCATCATCAATTGTCCTACCATCGAGTTTTTCAATGGTAAGGCTTTCAGTGGAAATATTTTCGTCGATGTTATAATAGAAACCTTCGAAGTTAAAAGGCGTCCAGACCATAGTATCAAACTTATCATCGTGTACCGTCCCTCTTAATTCATAAGTTCCGGGCTCGGAGGTTTCAACTATTGGTGCAAAACGAAGTTCATTGGCATCAGCTACAACAAAACTTAGTTTACCCATGATATCAATAGTGTCACCCTTGCTAAGTGAGATCGAGTCGCTATTTCTCATTTTTATGCCTGAACTTGAGGTAGAACTTACCTCCATTTCCCCAAAATCATCACCATTCTGGACTTTCACGTACTGGTCCGAGATCTGGAAAATTCCGTTCACGAAAACCGCATTGGTCTCTCTGCCGCTGAAGATCTGGGAAAAATGAACTGCAATTATGGGCACATTTTCAGTATCCCCGAGGTCGGCTTTGTATACATAGTCGCTATTGGAAGATAGGAAAGCTTCGTCGACTATCTTTCCGTCCTTTTCAAGCTGTACCCAGACGCTATTTCCGTTGATATCAACCTCAACCATGTTCAGGGAGTATCCTTCGTCAAGAACAAGAGAAGAACCCGTGTACAGAGATTTCCTATCATCGGAGTCTATCAGGACTTTTGAAAGCTGTCCGTCCGAGATAACGCTAATCTCTTTATCTGCAAAACTTGAGTTTGCGGTGTACCCTGCAAAGTAGCGCTCTGCCATAAACCCTATGACATCATAAGAACCCCAATTTCCATACTCAAAGTCGGTCTTTATGGGTACGGTTTCGTACTGCAGGTTTCTCTTATTAATTGTCCGGCTACCCTTACTGAGCTGGACTGTCAGATTCTCGGAACCTTCTCCGGTATCCAGATCATAATAAAAACCCGAGTAAGTCTGAGGCGTCCATGTATAGGTAAGGTTCTCATTTGCATTTTCATCCCAGATGCGGTTGCCTGTCGAATCTGAAGCCTGGGCAACTGCACTTAGACACAAAAATCCAAATGCCAAAAACAAGCATAAAATCTTGATGTAGTTTTTAATCCCCAAATTAAACCTCCTCTATGTTGTATTAACCGGGAGCGTAACTTTCAGGCTTCCGAAAGAAAAAAATAGGAAAAAATTTCCTGAACATCCGGAATACACCCTGACCAAGATACCCCCGCCTATCTGAGTTATGTCAAAGATATTCAACTATATGTATTTTCTAATATCTCAGGCATCAAATAAAAAATTTTTGGGCATTATAAAAAGTATTTTTCAGAAACCGGAAATAAAAAAATTAAATATGGCAAAAAAAGAAATTGAAGACCTTGAAAACCGTAAAACTGGTTTCAATTGCCATTTAAACACTAGAAGAGCAAATATCAGGCTCGCCTGTCAGGAAGACAGTTCAGTACATCCAGAAAATGTCTTTATCACAACTGGTTTTTATTCAGAGTCAGGTTTTATTCAAAAGAGACTTTTTATTCAAAACCAGATTTATTCAGAAGAGACTTTATATTCACGTTTGAGATAAGGGTCTGAAAATAAATTCAAAAACCACTTTTTTCCTAAGAGTCAATTTGATATACACAAATTATAAGTTTGAAGAAGCGATTTCTGACACTTATAAGCAGAAATCAGCGTAATAAGATTCGTTAAGATCACTTAAGATCCATTACAAGAGTTATAAAGATTCATTCTGCAAAGTAAGACAGAGTAAAAATATGGAGCCGTCTCTGGCATGGAAACGTATACAAGTATTCCCGAAGAATTAAAACTCACAGTCCTTGAAAGAATACAACCCACTGAACCTGAAAGAGAAAAACTTCTTGCAATCCAGAAAGAACTTGCCTCACAGGTTAAACTCGCAGCAGAAAAACTTGGCGTACCAGGTGTGCTTGTAAAAATGGTGGGCTCTGCTGCCAGAGGCACCTGGCTTTCAGGCACTCATGATATTGATGTTTTTATAAGCTTTCCTGAAGAAACATCCAGAAAGGAACTGGAAACCCTGGGTATGGCAGTTGCAAAAGAGGTGGCAAAACACGCCGAGCATGCCGAAGATCGCCACGCTGAGCATCCCTACCTGAATATTATATACAAAGGCTTTGATGTTGATCTTGTTCCTTGCTTCAGGGTTGCTTCGGCTTCCCATATCAAATCTGCAGTTGACAGGACGCCTTTTCATAACGATTTTGTCAAACCCCGCATAAAAGGGCATGAAGATGAGGTCTTGCTTTTGAAACAGTTTATGCGCGGAGGCGGAGTCTATGGTTCAGAACTCAAGACCCAGGGCTTTTCAGGCTACCTGACCGAACTTCTTGTAATTAGCTACGGCTCTTTCAAAAACACTATCTACGCAGCCTGTTCTTGGAAGCCAGGTGAGAAAATAGATATAATGCAGCATGGAGAAATCGACCACGAAGAACCTCTTGTAGTGATCGACCCAACTGATCCCAGGCGAAACGTGGCAGCAGCCCTTTCTCTTGACAAATTCTGCATGTTCATAGACCACTGTCGGGAATTCCTAAAAAGCCCGGAGCTTAGTTTCTTTTTCCCAGCCTCCCTCCTGCCCCTTGAGGACAGCGAAATCCTGGAAAAGCTTGAAAGTCGGAAGAGTACTCAGCTTGCAGTCGTTTTCAAAACCCCGGATGTGGTAGAGGATGTCCTCTTTCCGCAGCTTTATAAAATGGAGCAGGCAGTAGCTGCCCTTCTGAAAGAATATGATTTTACAGTGATAAAAACCGGCGTCTGGTCAGGCAATACCGAAACCGCAGTTATGATGGAACTCATTTCAGGTACCCTGCC harbors:
- the cca gene encoding CCA tRNA nucleotidyltransferase, whose amino-acid sequence is METYTSIPEELKLTVLERIQPTEPEREKLLAIQKELASQVKLAAEKLGVPGVLVKMVGSAARGTWLSGTHDIDVFISFPEETSRKELETLGMAVAKEVAKHAEHAEDRHAEHPYLNIIYKGFDVDLVPCFRVASASHIKSAVDRTPFHNDFVKPRIKGHEDEVLLLKQFMRGGGVYGSELKTQGFSGYLTELLVISYGSFKNTIYAACSWKPGEKIDIMQHGEIDHEEPLVVIDPTDPRRNVAAALSLDKFCMFIDHCREFLKSPELSFFFPASLLPLEDSEILEKLESRKSTQLAVVFKTPDVVEDVLFPQLYKMEQAVAALLKEYDFTVIKTGVWSGNTETAVMMELISGTLPNVKKHIGPPVWVKVHAEKFKEKYQAEDGVFGGYIENGKYVFEIRRKYPTAKGLLEDRLRSCSLGKQVHQSINESFEIIEDAGICRLKDPDFRVFLRKWI
- a CDS encoding S-layer protein domain-containing protein, with translation MGIKNYIKILCLFLAFGFLCLSAVAQASDSTGNRIWDENANENLTYTWTPQTYSGFYYDLDTGEGSENLTVQLSKGSRTINKRNLQYETVPIKTDFEYGNWGSYDVIGFMAERYFAGYTANSSFADKEISVISDGQLSKVLIDSDDRKSLYTGSSLVLDEGYSLNMVEVDINGNSVWVQLEKDGKIVDEAFLSSNSDYVYKADLGDTENVPIIAVHFSQIFSGRETNAVFVNGIFQISDQYVKVQNGDDFGEMEVSSTSSSGIKMRNSDSISLSKGDTIDIMGKLSFVVADANELRFAPIVETSEPGTYELRGTVHDDKFDTMVWTPFNFEGFYYNIDENISTESLTIEKLDGRTIDDEALVYSTKPENVKFEHEGWGSYKVIGFMAEKYFAGYPENTLGNSKGISVLSDRVLSKVLIDDDDKKSLFTGSSLALENGYSLKASQVDVNGKSVLFELYKNGKLLDSGIVSQGGDYIYETDIGGAENVPMIAVHISTVFRSTETDAVFVEGIFQISDDYLEISGGDSFGEMKITSISDSGITMKNEDSISLSKDDVVDLMGNVKFKVADSSVLRFYPFVETETEEGDQLDIEIPDALVVGKPTEILVTARNISVVGAEIFVGNKSIGTTGDSGNLTFTPSNEGSFTVTASREGYVSGTKDVDVLAQGILKLLVSVSPENVREGDQISIKVTDSEENKPVSGADVFFGGQIIDAQTDAKGITSYMVTTPGTYVVNATKTGYEDGETQVEVAEKAAQFTFSDLTIQPASVEAGTAVNIKVNAMNNGGVTGNSTVELLVNNESVDSQNITLNPGENKSIEFSHTEGEQGTYTVEVGGLSESYEVTKKAPFFSGMATLGILATAFVILRKRRN